Genomic window (Culex pipiens pallens isolate TS chromosome 3, TS_CPP_V2, whole genome shotgun sequence):
tttatatgtggatgacagtcgtgacgtaACCGTGGTGATACCACTCTAACACACATgtttactccagagcaccactcaTCTTTAACATCAACATGTAAGATCTCGACGACAAagccattaaaatttcatccgtTTTGCTCAATCCGGTGATagaaataccgtcatcagggttgACATTAGGTTTGGGAGTAAGATTGGGTCAtttcaaaatgcagaatttggtatgacccaatctcaccccctgacccaaatgtcacccctgatgacggtaatgtaaaaaggtaaaaatgtCGATTAAGAactaaatcaaacaaattaataTAAATGGTTGTCGAGCAATGGCCAATGCGGATCTGAAGGCAAACTgattatcctgctcacgtcagtgacTGTTTAATGAGCATAGTAACTGCATGCttacaaatttacattttctcattgttttgcttgaaattcatTCTGTATCATGTTTTAGTCAATTCGATAAGGCATACAGTTAaaaaatttggcaacactgtcctgTAATATTGTTGTATAAGTTTACGAAACTGcatgatgcattttttttaacagttagaAAGATAGTTGGCAAACTCATATCGATAAATCATTAAATAAGATTTTGCAAGCAACACTGTAATTAGTTATCAGGCCGGATGTTGTAAATTTACTTGAAAATAAATTTCGCAATCATTATgggaaaaaagtattaaaatcattttttgtattagagcaattctctgagatttcggtcattcgattttttttgtattttttaatccggctgaaacttttttggtgccttcggtattcccaaagaagccattttgcatcattagtttgtccatataattttccatacaaatttgacagctgtccatacaaaaatgatatgtgaaaattcaaaaatctgtatcttttgaatgaattttttgatcgatttggtgtcttcggcaaagttgtaggtatggatatggactacactgaaaaaaattgatacacggtaaaaaaaaatttggtgatttttaatttaactttttgtcactaaaacttgatttgcaaaaaaacactatttttttttttttttaatttttttaaatgttttagaggacatcaaatgccaacttttcagaaatttccagaatgggcaaaaaatctttgaccgagttatgattttttttatcaatacagattttttcaaaaaatcgaaatattggtcgcaaaaatttttcaacttcatttttcgatgtaaaatcgattttgcaatcaaaaagtactttagtgaatttttgataaactgcaccattttcaagttataaccatttttaggtaacttttttgaaaatagtcgcagtttttcattttttaaaattagtgcccatgtttgcccacctttgaaaaaagtatttttgaaaagctgagaaaattctctatattttgctttattgaactttgttgatacgacccatagttgctgagatattgccatgcaaaggttaaaaaacaggaaaattgatgttttctaagtctcacccaaacaacccaccattttctaatgtcgatatctcagcaactataaatctGATTTACAACGTTAAAACatgaacattcgtgaaattttccgatcttttcgaaaaaaatattttcaaaaattttaaatcaggaataacatttaaaatgggcgtaatattgaatgtttggcccgtttgaaatgttagtcttgatttaaaatttttgaaaatatttttttcgaagagatcggaaaatttcacgaatgtttcatgttttaacgttgtaaatcggatttatagttgctgagatatcgacattagaaaatggtgggttgtttgggtgagactaagaaaacattaattttcctgttttttaacctttgcatggcaatatctcagcaaatatgggtcgtatcaacaaagttcaataaagcaaaatatagagaattttctcagcttttcaaaaatatatttttcaaaagggggcaaacatgggcactaatttaaaaaaatgaaaaactacgactattttcaaaaaagttacctaaaaatggttataacttgaaaacggtgcagtttatcaaaaattcactaaagtactttttgattgcaaattcgattttacatcgaaaaatgaagttgaaaaatttttgcgaccaatatttcgattttttgaaaaaatctgtattgattaaaaaaatcatgactcggtcaaagattttttgcccaatctggaaatttctgaaaagttggcatttgatgtcctctaaaacattaaaaaaaataaaaaaaaataaaaatagtgtttttttgcaaatcaagttttagtgacaaaaagttaaattaaaaatcaccaaattttttttaccgtgtatcattttttttcagtgtagtccatatccatacctacaactttgccgaagacaccaaatcgatcaaaaaattccttcaaaagatacagatttttgaattttcacatatcatttttgtatggacagctgccaaatttgtatggaaaattatatggacaaactaatgatgcaaaatggcttctttgggcatatcgaaggcaccaaaaaagtttcagctggataaaaaaatacaaaaattaaaattaaagaaaaaagaccgattccgtagagaactgctcattagaGATTTAATTTCTTAATCTTCTTAATCTCAACTCTGGAAGTTTATTGGTGCTTCCTGATAAAGTCGGTttgatcataaaaaaatatttgttttgattttagaaTTTGCTCATAATGTTTATTCTTGAAAACTGCAATACTTAAACTAATCCCACACGCTCTGCAATACTTAACACTAAAAGGACCTTTTAGGGGAAGAAAAATTTCGGATTATGCTTGTGCAAGCACTTGAGCAATGCATAAGCAACTTCACAGTTGTTCTTGACCCCATCGCCTGCATGTCGGCATGTATCGAATGCCCTCTTGGTAGGTTCCGCGTATTCTGGAGGGATCAGCAAATCAGCTTGCTTCATAGCACTGTCGGCGACTATTTTACCTCTGCGCATCTGCAATTgtgattttcatcgatttttttaaattgaactgTTAGATTTTTATGTTCTCACAGCTTGCATCAGCTCAAGCACACAGTTTGCGTAGCACATGATCTCCTTGCTTTCCGGGAATTTCCCCGAGGGAAGACCTTCTACGTGCTCCAAAGAGGGTTTCGCTTTGTTCATGCAAACTGATCGCATCATGTCGCCTGATTTGCTCAGCTGTTCCATTGTGGCGTACTggagaaaagataaaaaaaataattggaggTCTAAACTTATGTCATAAACTTACACTATCCACAGAGTTGGCAAGCAATAGTACCATGCTGGTGACAGTCACCAGCATGATACTTCGCCAGCTCATGGTTATGGTTTTCCGAGAAAATTCATGAAACTGAGGTTCTCGATAGATTAGTGAGCTCATTTATACTCATTTCGAAAAACTGTATTGTCAGCAACAGTGGTTGGTGAGGTGAGTAGTCAAATTATAGTTATCATGGGGTCGTTAATTGCACGATTCAGGTGCAAGCATGGTGATGGGTGATTTGAACGCGGAAACTTTCTCGCGatgattttcaatttgaacCGTTTTGGCACGATGATATATGCCAAGTTGAGAACGTTACaactttttcatgtaaaattatatgaacCTATTTATAAATCCttcttacgatttttttttgtgttaaaggCATAAAAGTTCATTATATAATAATTAAAGATTAGGAATAATTCATTGCGTAATTTTCCGGCCTCCGAATTCCCTTTTATTCGATGCTCCTTTACACACGATAACTAGCAAACACCCCCTCCCCATTGTTGTGTCGTAATTATGCTATAAAATGCGTGATTAACTCGTCCTCTTCAAATCCAAACTCGCACCTCGCACCTCCCACACCCTGAAGGTCCGATCCAATGTGCACTACTAGCTTTGGCCAGTTCCGATTCGGTGCATTTCCCCTCTACTTTTTTCTCACGTGTCTAGTTTGTCGTTGGGGTGGTTAAccgttttttttcgttatttggAATTACAGACAATAACTACGAATGTTTCTTTcagtattttttgtgaaaagatCAAATTATTCAAGTCTACAAGATAATTTTACCTCCTTGCCCTGATATacagtgtaaactaacaggatatcgtttcaataaaattacaattacaattacaaaaaaaaaaaaaattaaattgatttaatcCTTACTTATATAATATTTCAGAACCACCCTAAACCGCGCAACATATTTATCCCTTTCAATGACCTTGGCTTGGCGTGGGCAGCGGTATAATTGAATCAGCGAAAAACAAGCAACGGATTTTGACTGGCACTATACGAGCTGCTGCAGTTTTGTAAGAGCACCCATGCGTCCAAAGCCGTTCCTCAATTAACGCACCACGACGAGCTGCGCGTTTTCTTCCACATGGTCCTGGAAGTGAAACCACGGCAGTCTGGCAACACTATCAGTGATACCAGCCGAAGAAGATGCGtgatttatattttaatgtGCACTGATCAGGCCGAGGCACCCCAGCTGAGTTTTCGCTTTTAATGACGAGGAAAATGGGCTTTTCCACCTCGCGAGTGCTCTGAAGCGAGTCCATGTGTGTGCGGCATTTTCCGATTCCTCTAATATTGATTCGTGAACGggtacctgctgctgctgctgctgagcaCCATTAAGTTTGACGGTTTGCTATAGAGTCAGCGACGAGAGGAGAATTGACCAATTTAAGCCGTTTTTTGCTACTGCTACAATATTTGACCGTTTTGAGGGGCACTAAGACGGTTTACGGACACGCAAACCGTGGAGTTGTGAAACGACGAAAGGAGCAACTTAATATCCTTTTTTTATGATGTGCGGTAAAAGTTTAAACTAATAGCTTGTTCGAACCAGGTGATTTATGAATGGCGCTTATCATCCATTGACAGGCACGGCGCTGTTGGGAGTAGTGGCTTTTGATACTGCAACGAAAGTTGGGCTGAGATTACAATCGTGCATGACTAATGGTTATCGTTGTAACTAGATGCACAATGTGCTTCGTTATGCTGACTTAGTTTTGCGGAAATATTATCACTTGGTGGTGCACCGCCAGCCACCGTTGGAAGTGCATTGGCAGCAATAACCGGAGCAATTACATTGTGATGTTAGGcattccgattttgaaaaaaagtaatgatTTATTTATGATTTCCGTGGACATAAATTAGATTTCACTGCAGCACGATAGGTTGCAACTATAAGTTGTGAAATAAATAACCTTTTTTTCAGACATTTCActattttattcatattttaataaatccgttacttatatttttcaaagcttatgtAGCCTCCTTTGAACATTGGCCTAAAATCAGAGGAAATCATATTTGCTTAAGAAGTCCAATCAaccgaaaataaatttaaatgcgTTGATTATAATCAAATTTAGCACGTTTGGGTAaatgtattttataaaatttccttTTCCAAACATAAAAGAGTTTTGATTACCATAAAACATTGCTGAAGCAGCGAAAAATTAACAACTAACTTACTGTCAAGAAAGGTTGCGCAccacaattataaaaataaattttataatcagTGTTTTCTTTGTGCTCaggaaaataagttttattgttGTTTGAAATAAATTCCGAAATCTAAACctgattttaggacccaattgatttTGTTTATAGCCAACCCTGTGAAATGTCCAAGAAAGGTTCCTTATACTATTTCCAATCCTGCTCTTAAAAATGAACtgtttatttaaagctcgaagacatattgactcagaatcgaaaactgaacaaatgtctgtatgtgtgtgtatgtattagggtgcccagaatatgggacttttgttcaaaacctcgctccataagctgaatattgttccttgagctattttaggactctgggccaaatatggaccaaatcggtcaacttatacccattgatactcaagggagaagtttgtatgggaaaaatctgaaaaattgaatgaaaaacgaaactttttttacagtttttacaaaaatccGTTTCCGcatgtggagcagggggtaattttttttgagcaccctattgtgtatgtgtgtgtaagtCACCAAAATCgttactcagttttctcagcactggctgaaccgattttgctcaaattttggaattcGATTTAGTTCAGGGTCCCATACGTACCTAATTGGGTTTTATGAAGTTGAGATAAgaaattcaaaagttatgtataaaattgtgtttcatatccggatctcacttaattgcATGTAAACTAAGGACAGATCCAtcttccgacccatcgttggttaggtaatttaaaaacctttccaaagaatccaaaacactgaagatctggcaaccctgtctcatgtaCTTATTTtaggctggatctcacttaagagcgagtttttcaccaatgtgtaacaggtcgtatcgaggtgctccgatttggatgaaactttcagcgtttgtttgtctatacatgagatgaactcataccaaatatgagccctctacgacaaagggaagtggggtaaaacgggctttgaagtttgaggtaaaaaaaacattaaaaatcttaaaattgctcgcatttccgtaaaactttatcaattccaactctcttagatgcattcgaaaggactTTTGAAGTcctttaaaatgtgttttatacatccaggattggtttgactttttctcatagctttaaaaatggattttttttaaaccttaatatctttttgcaacagcctccaacacccatactcttataggtcaaaagttagggaatttcatggactataagcctatggtaataacttttgacctataagagtttttctcatagtttttcgatttttctagaacaaacattttacaacgttagtttttgccctgtaggcttctatagcggcactttttggtctcaatttggcatattcggaatcctcggacaatttcacgtaagttagaagtattggagttgtaaatttgagtttgttctagaaaaatcgaaaaactatgagaaaaactgcgattggccaaaaagttattaccataggcttatagtccatgaaattccctaacttttgacttataagagtatgggtgttggaggctgttgcaaaaagatattaaggtttaaaaaaaatccatttttaaagctatgagaaaaagtcaaaccaatcctggatgtataAAGCACATTTTAAAGGACTTAAAAagtcctttcgaatgcatctaagagagttggaattgataaagttttacggaaatgcgagcaattttaagatttttaatgttttttggacctcaaacttcactgcccgttttacctcacttccctttgtcgtagagggtttatatttggcatgagttcatctcatgtatagacaaacaaacgctgaaagtttcatccaaatcggagcacctcgatacgacctctagaacaaaccgagcaatatttacaaaaacttcctcttaaatgtatgtaaactatgtccttTGTTACAGTCGTATTACATTACTATGCATTACAGTCGAGGTAACATGCAAAGACATATGcttggttttaaaatttgagtcgATAGGTGGGGAAGAATTAACCATAAATTTGTATTCTAAATAAATTATATCATATTACCTTTATAAATTCATAGTAGAATACTGAGTATGTCTTTAAATTGTCTTTAAATTGATCACACATTTTGGCAGTTATCTTAGTCTTTTTCATCGTCTGTCTGTTTGGTCAAGTTTGAATATTACAATTTGTCCCTCTAcaaaactaaatgaaaaaaaaaaaaattaggttgaacttaaattttttaaacatttcttttaaaacatcaaacttAACTACACAAGCTAACGAGATGGAAAACTTGCTTGCGCATTCGAAATTAATGGAGAAGCACAAACTAGAAAAACTTCAGAATCAGGTTAGTTTTGATCTTTCTCCGTAAAAATTTGGGAGGGCCGATCGTCGCTGTCAAAAATAGCATACATCGTATACAAGACACAACCAAACTAATTTGCCTAACAAATTTGGAGCAAAACTATTCAGCCTTTAAAAATgattatggaaaaataaaatatttgtgatTCTAAAAACGTACTTTTCCCAaggcattttcaaaacatttaaaagcaCAGATAACATTTTGGTCAGTGTTATTCAATTCATAAAACTCAGAACGTGGCAAGAAATAGGAAGGATAATAAACGTTcaaagcagggctgcggagtcgggtcacatttcaagcgactccaactccgactccaacaccggctttctgagtttagccgactccgactccgactccggctccggctttcagctccaaccgactccgactctgactccaactccggcctaccaactctagccgactccgactccgactccagctttcaacaaattgttggctccgactccgactccacatatttttaattatttaaaaaattagttaatta
Coding sequences:
- the LOC120415957 gene encoding general odorant-binding protein 72-like, with the protein product MSWRSIMLVTVTSMVLLLANSVDSYATMEQLSKSGDMMRSVCMNKAKPSLEHVEGLPSGKFPESKEIMCYANCVLELMQAMRRGKIVADSAMKQADLLIPPEYAEPTKRAFDTCRHAGDGVKNNCEVAYALLKCLHKHNPKFFFP